The Natator depressus isolate rNatDep1 chromosome 23, rNatDep2.hap1, whole genome shotgun sequence sequence TCCAAAACCCCATGGACCGCCTCCTGCCCCGCCGGGACACGCCCCGTccccgcctcctgccccgccccatcccctgccccgccGGGACACACCCCgtccccgcctcctgccccaccgggacacaccccatccccaccctgctggGACATACCCAATCCCCAGTTCCCTACCCCACGGGACATGCCTAAtcccagcccccttccacaccgggataccccccatcccagccccctgccccaatcacTATCCCCACCCTGCTGGCACACGCCcagtccccacccccttccaggaCACaaccaatccctgccccaaacactACACCCACCCTGCCAGGACACATCCAATCCCCCCATGGACACCCCTGCTGCCGGGACACACCCAAGGCTCTCCCCTCCTATGAGCGGGACGCCTCCACTCCCCCCTTGCAGAGGGGATCTGACACTCGGCACTGTTCCTTCAGCCACAACGGCATCCAATAAACCCTCGTGCCCCACAGCATACTGCCCCCCAAAGTCTgtagggcagggcaggagagTGCTATACACCCTTCCCCGCATGTCCCTCGCAATccggcccccgccctgcccacaCCGCCCCCAGGCGAGGGCAGCAATCAAGAATGGGAGAGGAGTTGGAATTCGTGGTTACAGccgggggctggcagccaggactcctgggttctctccctggctccaggAGGAGAGTAAGGGTTCGTGGCTAGCACAGAATCCCGAGCACTCCTGAAAGCACATTGAGACAATCGTTTATTAAGGCCCAGACGCCGACCGGGGGCAGGAGTCAGAACAGCTcagacccccctgccccccccgtccTCATTGTGCGGGGGACGAATCACTGCAGGAGTCCATGATTAGAGTCCAGAGAGGGCGGAGCCACAGAAGGGGGGGAATCAACCCCACCCCCtttcaggggcagccaggggagaggGAAATCAGCACCCCCCTGAGATGTGGGGCAGCGGCTCAGGGCTGCAGGCGGATGGCCCCATCCAGGCGGATCACCTCCCCATTCAGCATGGGGTTCTCCACGATGCACTGGACCAGGTGGGCGTATTCCCCGGGCAGCCCCAggcggctggggaaggggaccTGGCGAGCCAGGAACGTTCGCACTTTCTCGGGTAGCCCTGCCAGCAGGGGGGTGGCGAACAGACctagggggagagagacagtgaaGGGGGGCTGGCTTTCTGCtaccctcccagctctgccggtgcccctcaatcccagcccccaggagccccccactacctccccagctctgccggtgccccctcaatccccacccgcagcccccttctctctcagccctgggctccccacaccatGACAGGAGCTACGCTGGGGTTGGTACCTGGGGCGATGGTGATGACACGGATCCCCATTGGGGCCAGATCCCTGGCGATGGGCAGGGTCATGCCCACGATGCCCCCTTTAGAGGCAGAGTACGCAGCTTGACCCACCTGTACAACAAGCAGAGCATTAGCTGGGGTGCAGGGACATGGGGGACTGCTAGGGGAGAGCAACCTCttcccagcctcctgcctgctccccacagcacagcacccccaatgcccggccctgcctgccaggggagagcgccccctgcccaggcccctgTCCCACAGTACAGcacccccagtgccctgccctgcctgccaggggagagcgccccctccccagccccttgtAGCACAGCGCCTCCTAGGGCTCACCTGGCCCTCGAAAGCAGCCACGCTGGCTGTGTTGACAATCACTCCTCTGTGCCCATCGGAGTCAGGGGCATTCTTGCCCATCTCACCAGCACTCAGTCGGATCACGTTAAAGGTGCCAGCAACATTgacctgggggggcagggcaaacAGATCAAACCAATGAGCCCACCCATCACCAtatcccacccccccaaatccAGCCCATTATCCCTCCTTGGTTCCCTCTCACCACCATGGCGTCGGCAGGGCAAAGGGGATCAGGGAGGGGGACCCTCCAGCCCCACTCACATTGAGGACCCTCTGGAAATCCTCCAGGCTGTGGGGCGTGTCCTTCTTGGCGTTGTAGGTCTTGACAGCCACGGCAATTCCAGCACAGTTCACGGCCAAATCCAAGCGCCCAAACTTCTCCCGCACCAGGTCCAGGACCCCCTTTACATCCGCCTCTGACGTCACCTGAGCCACCGGGCAGGGAGGAGAGGTTAATCCATGTCACCTCCGCaccagactccactcccctcccagagttggggagagaacccaggtgtcctgggtcccagcccttccccgctctaacccactagtcCCAACTTCCCtgccagaaccaggaatagaacccaggagtctgggacCTACATCAGCTGGAGCAAAGACGCATTGTTCCCCCAGCACTTTGGCCACACTTGGCCCATCCGACGTCGGCAGGTCCACAATCACCGCGCTGGCTCCCTGCTGCACCAGGCGCTCGGCAGTGGCGCGACCCAGGCCAGAGGCCCCACCAGTAACCAGGCCAACCATTCCCTGGGGGCAAAAGCAGAGGAAGGCGGCAgtgaatacaaaaaaaaaaaaaaccctgaatacCACCCATAGCTTTAATGGGCTATCCCAGACCGCTCCATCTCACGTGCATAAAGGACTGTCCCTACACTCCTTTCTTCCTCTGACCATAATAGTTTCTCCCAGATCCCCCCATCACATGTGCCTAATGGTCTTTCCCTACACCTCTCTCTTTGCCTGTGCATAATGGTGTCACCCACAACCCCCTCCTAAAGTGTGCAGACTGGTCTCTTCCTAAGACCCCTGAATCTTGCACATAATGGTCTCTCCCTAACCCCCATCAGTATAAGGGGCTCGGCTTGCTGCTGTCATGAGCATAATGGTCTCACCCAGGATTCCCTGGTATTGTGTGTGTTATAGTCTCTCCCTAACCTCCCCCAGGAATATAATGGTCTCTCCCTACACAGCCTCCTCCCGCTAGCTGCATAATGgttcctcccagccctgcctcctcccagtgCACAGAATGATCCTTTCCTTCGATTCCAACCCCTGGTCAAATGGTCTCCCCCTCTTCTCAGGCTCATCATGGTATGGTCCAGCATGCTCCGCTGCCCCATGTGTAAGGGGgcgtggctacacttgcagatgtggAGCGCAGGGAGTTAAACCGGCCTGCAGAGAGCACCTCCATCTGTCCACGCTGCCAGCGCCCTGGTGGGGCCTCACTGgcggcacttgcagtggtgcattgtgggcagctaccccagcatgcaagtggctgcaacgtgcttttcaaatgggggggtggagtgtgacagggagtgtgttgtgtgtacgtgggggaggagagagggggttttggggggctgagagcgtgtcagcatgctgtcttgtaagttcagacagcagcaaagccccccctcccccccacctctctctcgcACACGGCATTCCACAGGAACGGTTGCTTTGTCTCGGGGCAGATAAGCccctggctgtcagaaacagagcttccAAAGGGCCTGCGGCGATTCCAGAACAATGACAAGAGCGGCCACTTGCCTTCAGGGGACTctggacgtttccggaggctgatcagagcgcagtaatgcaacacctcgttcacactggcgccGCGGCGCTCCAGGGggcacagcaaacgttattccactcgccgaggggcagccgtggagtcagagcgctctacgtgcctcgCCAGCGTGGATGgggagtgagctagtgcgcccagggctgctttactgcgctgtaactcgcaagtgtagtcTCTCCTAGCCAGACTCCCCCATCCAATTGTGTATAGTAGTCTCGCCCAATTACCACCCCTCTTGTTTGATGGTCTCTTCCATCCCAATCCCCCCATTGCGTAGAATGGTCTCTGCCTCTCACGAGAAACAAGACCTCCAGCCACCACTATTGGTAGTGTAAAATGGTTTCTCCCATcccaatccctccccccccattctaCACAATGGTCTCTCCCAGGCACAGCCTCCCAGAGGTCTCTCTTGCCTACGTGGTCTCAGCGgcctccagccctggggagaTGCCTAATGATCTCACCCCTTGTGGTGCCTCCCCCCTACCCCGCATAGAATGGTCTCACCCTCCCCGGTCCTTAAGCTGCCCCAGCTGGTTACCTTCACGCTTCTCAACGCCGCCGCCATCTTGCTGCCGCTCCACGCCCCGCCCCCTTACACAGGGGCTGACCAATCAAAGGCAAGGCCACTCTTAAAGGGGAGGCGGACACTATTTAATAATCAGGGGCTATTAATCCCCAGGAGAGAAGAGCTCTTAAAGGAGAAAGCGCAGGGAGAACTTAAAGGGAAAGAAGGAGGCAAAAAATGAACATAGCCAttaaaggggagggagggcttaaaggggcagggggagccaggacacctgggttctctccccagctctgggaggggagtgtggtctggtggttagagcggggggtgggggggcggagggctgggagccaggacgccttggttctctccccggctctgggaggggagtggggtctagtggttagaccaggggtgggctgggacccagcatgcctgggttctccccctggctctgggagggcagggggtgaaTAGGTTGTTTCTCC is a genomic window containing:
- the HSD17B10 gene encoding 3-hydroxyacyl-CoA dehydrogenase type-2; its protein translation is MAAALRSVKGMVGLVTGGASGLGRATAERLVQQGASAVIVDLPTSDGPSVAKVLGEQCVFAPADVTSEADVKGVLDLVREKFGRLDLAVNCAGIAVAVKTYNAKKDTPHSLEDFQRVLNVNVAGTFNVIRLSAGEMGKNAPDSDGHRGVIVNTASVAAFEGQVGQAAYSASKGGIVGMTLPIARDLAPMGIRVITIAPGLFATPLLAGLPEKVRTFLARQVPFPSRLGLPGEYAHLVQCIVENPMLNGEVIRLDGAIRLQP